CGGTAACCTGTTTGGTACCCCTTCTGCCGGACTGGATGCCTTCCCATGGGAAAAATGTTAAAATGCTCCCCGGAGTTCCTTTTTCATCCCCATAATAAAAATGGTAAGTATGTGGATCATCAAAATTCACGGTCTTTTTGATGAGTCTCAACCCCAAAATTCCGGTATAAAAATCATAGTTTCTTTTTGCATTACCTGCTATAGCAGTAATGTGATGTATTCCTAAAATTTCATTCTTCATGATGCTTCTCTTTAATTACAACACAAAATTACGTTTTGAATGTTTTATAAATCTTATCATAGATTAAGAAATGACTAAATTGAACCTCGTATTCCGTTTTATAATGGGGCATTCTAATGAAGGATCGTACCCTTATATAGCCATGAGATTTAGGTATTAAATATGACTAAATTTTAATAAATGCAATTTCATGAATAAAAGAAAAGGCGTAATTTAGCACCTCCTTTTACCAGACAACAGAATTAGTTAATTATGAAAAGAAATTTTGTATCCAATTCTCGGGAATCGATAAGAATGTTTAAGAATCCTTTGTTCGAAGCATTGTCTAAAGTACCTTATTATGTACCCTTGATAGTATATATACCTGTTATTGGTTATTTCTTCTGGTCCTCTATTGTTGCTAATGGAGTGCTCACATTTTTGCTGCATCTTTTTCTAGGCTTGATCATCTGGACACTTACAGAGTATGTGTTGCATCGTTTTGTTTTTCATTTTTATCCTTCGTCTGAATGGGGTAAACGCATTCACTTTATATTTCATGGGGTACATCACGATTATCCAAATGATGCACAAAGATTGGTGATGCCACCTTCGGCAAGTATTCCACTTGCAACAGCATTTTATTTTCTTTTCAAGTGGTTATTACCTATCAACCTTCTGGATGGTTTCTTCGCCGGTTTTATATTAGGATACCTTTTTTATGACATTACCCATTATATGTTGCACCACGCACAGTTTAAAAATGGAATATGGAAGAAAATTAAACACCACCATATGCTACATCATTATGATGACTCTACGAGAGGCTATGGAGTAACCTCTGCCTTATGGGATAAAATCTTCGGTTCAGACTTTCTGAAAAAATAAAAGGTTTTTTAATTCGCTG
This is a stretch of genomic DNA from Candidatus Pedobacter colombiensis. It encodes these proteins:
- a CDS encoding sterol desaturase family protein, translated to MKRNFVSNSRESIRMFKNPLFEALSKVPYYVPLIVYIPVIGYFFWSSIVANGVLTFLLHLFLGLIIWTLTEYVLHRFVFHFYPSSEWGKRIHFIFHGVHHDYPNDAQRLVMPPSASIPLATAFYFLFKWLLPINLLDGFFAGFILGYLFYDITHYMLHHAQFKNGIWKKIKHHHMLHHYDDSTRGYGVTSALWDKIFGSDFLKK